One window of Streptomyces sp. FIT100 genomic DNA carries:
- a CDS encoding DUF3696 domain-containing protein, whose protein sequence is MLRQTLEARNPRTALLTRGEIFDAGTFRDLITDHVPEKRLTLSLGLAKSHWLTARRSRKVVESPGRLEVSFAEESGGDISLVKHRVLDANGTPLVTRTISDKGSYKISSPILPNSESIGRPLREVSELRKALREERPQGFLFSGYGALGMPHAWRENEERWRKARRWYIAANELVDLHMEVNHQVEQRLKSISYLGPLRSLPKRTYRISAEIPTDVGRDGEFAPELLFRRGNDQVHSAVNKWLRTLGYGELRFTAPADDFFQVHLRQEGKSGLDVNLAHCGVGLSQLLPMLVQGAITPAGGTLISQQPEIHLNPAQQCKVADFLLETAMQGKRVIVETHSEHVLLRIRRRIAEGQIDSNDVAIYFLDKENDRTVIERIQVGENAEVDPSAWPAGFFEEQLEDSFALAVAQSRRKRA, encoded by the coding sequence TTGCTGCGCCAGACCCTCGAAGCAAGAAACCCCCGAACCGCACTACTGACACGCGGTGAAATCTTCGACGCTGGCACCTTTCGTGACCTAATCACGGACCATGTGCCAGAAAAGCGTCTAACCCTGTCGCTAGGCTTGGCAAAGAGTCATTGGCTGACGGCACGAAGAAGCAGAAAGGTGGTGGAATCTCCAGGAAGGCTTGAGGTCTCTTTCGCCGAGGAAAGCGGAGGGGATATTTCCCTGGTTAAACATCGCGTACTTGACGCCAATGGAACGCCGCTGGTCACTCGCACCATTTCAGATAAGGGCTCATATAAGATCTCGTCGCCAATACTTCCCAATTCTGAGTCCATCGGACGCCCGTTGCGTGAGGTGTCAGAGCTTCGGAAGGCATTGCGAGAAGAGCGGCCGCAGGGATTTCTTTTCAGCGGATACGGTGCACTCGGGATGCCACACGCTTGGCGTGAAAATGAAGAACGCTGGAGAAAGGCCAGGCGCTGGTACATTGCAGCCAACGAACTCGTCGATCTCCATATGGAGGTAAATCATCAAGTCGAGCAACGTCTCAAGTCGATCTCGTACCTTGGGCCTCTGAGATCGCTACCTAAGCGCACATATCGAATCTCGGCAGAGATTCCTACGGACGTTGGCCGTGATGGCGAGTTCGCTCCCGAACTCCTATTCCGGCGTGGCAATGACCAAGTTCATAGTGCAGTCAATAAATGGTTGAGGACGCTGGGGTACGGTGAATTGCGCTTCACGGCTCCCGCCGACGACTTCTTTCAAGTGCATCTTCGGCAGGAAGGCAAATCAGGCCTAGATGTCAACTTGGCCCATTGTGGGGTAGGGCTTTCTCAGCTCTTGCCCATGCTAGTGCAAGGCGCGATCACGCCCGCAGGTGGAACTCTGATCTCTCAACAACCAGAAATTCACCTGAACCCAGCCCAGCAATGCAAAGTCGCCGACTTCTTGCTCGAAACCGCCATGCAGGGGAAGCGTGTGATCGTCGAAACCCATAGCGAACACGTCCTGCTGAGGATCCGGCGACGTATCGCAGAAGGTCAGATCGATAGCAACGATGTCGCCATCTACTTCCTCGACAAGGAGAACGATCGGACGGTTATCGAGCGCATTCAAGTCGGCGAAAACGCGGAGGTCGACCCCTCCGCCTGGCCAGCGGGATTCTTCGAAGAGCAGCTTGAGGACTCTTTTGCACTTGCTGTTGCCCAGTCAAGAAGGAAGCGCGCGTGA
- a CDS encoding multicopper oxidase family protein, whose translation MAGAVGSAAVLPQGALGARAYAAPAHGTGAGNTAVPHTPKLARFVDPLPTPVTAVPDPSVYPGADYYDITMRQGSWRFHRDLEPATVWGYWAADPHNPHEALGMGYLGPTISVIKDHPTVVKYRNELPTTHMFQFVIDKIRNGDPELTPTAPPPYKSKQPFPAHINVWNVVHQHGGFTAPQSDGEPLQSFSPEGFHAESYTTLDPSRVKPNEAIYGYTNHENSSMLWYHDHGMGMTSVNVYAGLAGLYLVRDPADERLGLPEGEFEVPLILQDRTFHPDGSLAYTMTERQGEDTPVVNGKAYPFLAVEPRRYRLRILNGSNERFWRLTFNVPRDVLSQPTLPFWLIGTDGGFREPLRMLNFLISPAERYDLIVDFSQVPLGTIVALTNYNAPVHYPGGDGPEISDIMEFQVTKSLSGRDRTTPTSKLKLPKVAPIEVKSHTRRREWVIYQQKLFGTMTINAVPFMEPSQDFIKVGSTEIWEYINPNHDAHPMHVHLVNFQVLNRQPIDAAGYQEDYEKWIYGGRKPEDRPVLANYLTGPPIPPDPDEERSYKDTVRSYPETVTRIIIQEFTPPMDRIASIPGSGAELPATYVHHCHILEHEDDDLMRPWTIVGRGDDRDRDDGDHGRGDRGDRDDHGH comes from the coding sequence ATGGCAGGTGCCGTGGGGAGTGCGGCCGTGCTTCCCCAGGGGGCTCTGGGAGCGCGGGCGTACGCGGCGCCGGCTCACGGGACAGGGGCCGGGAACACCGCGGTGCCGCATACCCCCAAGCTGGCGAGGTTCGTCGACCCGCTGCCGACGCCGGTGACTGCCGTTCCGGATCCTTCCGTCTATCCGGGCGCCGACTACTACGACATCACGATGCGGCAGGGCTCGTGGCGCTTCCACCGGGATCTTGAGCCGGCGACCGTGTGGGGCTATTGGGCCGCGGACCCGCACAATCCCCACGAGGCGCTCGGCATGGGGTATCTGGGGCCGACCATCAGCGTCATCAAGGACCATCCGACGGTCGTCAAATACCGCAACGAACTGCCGACCACCCACATGTTCCAGTTCGTGATCGACAAAATCCGCAATGGGGACCCCGAGCTCACCCCGACCGCTCCGCCTCCCTACAAGAGCAAGCAGCCTTTTCCCGCGCACATCAACGTGTGGAACGTCGTGCACCAGCACGGCGGTTTCACGGCACCGCAGTCCGACGGCGAGCCGCTGCAGTCGTTCAGCCCGGAGGGATTCCACGCGGAGTCCTACACCACCCTGGACCCGAGCCGGGTCAAACCCAACGAAGCGATCTACGGCTACACCAACCACGAGAACTCGTCGATGCTCTGGTATCACGATCACGGCATGGGTATGACCAGCGTCAACGTCTATGCGGGGCTTGCCGGTCTCTACCTCGTTCGTGACCCCGCCGACGAGCGGCTCGGGCTGCCGGAGGGCGAATTCGAGGTCCCCCTCATCCTGCAGGACCGGACCTTCCATCCGGACGGATCGCTCGCCTACACCATGACCGAGAGACAGGGCGAGGACACCCCGGTCGTCAACGGGAAGGCGTATCCGTTCCTGGCCGTCGAGCCGCGACGGTACCGGCTGCGTATTCTCAACGGTTCGAACGAGCGTTTCTGGCGGCTGACGTTCAACGTTCCCAGGGACGTACTGTCCCAGCCCACACTGCCGTTCTGGCTGATCGGCACCGACGGCGGTTTCCGTGAACCGTTGCGCATGCTGAACTTCCTGATCTCGCCAGCCGAACGGTACGACCTGATCGTCGACTTCAGTCAGGTGCCCCTGGGTACGATCGTCGCATTGACGAACTACAACGCACCGGTCCACTATCCCGGAGGCGACGGACCGGAAATCTCGGACATCATGGAATTCCAGGTCACGAAGTCTTTGTCCGGGCGGGACAGGACGACACCGACCAGCAAGCTGAAGCTGCCGAAGGTCGCGCCCATCGAGGTGAAGTCGCACACCCGTCGACGGGAGTGGGTCATCTACCAGCAGAAGCTCTTCGGCACCATGACGATCAACGCGGTGCCATTCATGGAGCCGTCCCAGGACTTCATCAAGGTGGGCTCGACCGAGATCTGGGAGTACATCAATCCCAACCACGACGCCCATCCGATGCATGTCCACCTCGTCAACTTCCAGGTGTTGAACAGGCAGCCGATCGACGCAGCCGGCTACCAGGAGGACTACGAAAAGTGGATCTACGGTGGCCGTAAACCGGAGGACCGGCCGGTGTTGGCGAACTATCTCACCGGCCCGCCGATTCCTCCGGACCCGGACGAAGAACGGTCCTACAAGGACACGGTCAGGTCCTATCCGGAGACGGTGACCAGAATCATCATCCAGGAATTCACCCCGCCCATGGACAGGATCGCGTCGATTCCTGGCAGCGGCGCCGAACTCCCGGCGACGTACGTCCACCACTGCCACATTCTCGAACACGAGGACGACGATCTGATGCGGCCGTGGACGATCGTCGGCCGCGGCGACGATCGCGACCGCGACGACGGCGACCACGGTCGCGGCGACCGTGGCGACCGCGATGACCACGGCCACTGA
- a CDS encoding SMI1/KNR4 family protein, translating to MPSIHDFATWEPVLRLLRAGDPESLAAPGCHVAGRIDRHGYSLPMPRRHLPPGRGAQVEDAQEEFDAVERVRSSLADAGADGISFVAEFSPSGQTTLCLLGSSPAVQPGIGPYPGALLLVEDAVPEPRRRLPEPVSGAGPAPSADPALLERKLRKRIPDAIGATEAEIAAAEARLGVALPDELKVLYRVTRARWQDWGDGHETAERVFKAVGCELFPLDRLYIADAASRPSRWESAAMEAVVTPPDAAVQGLVGSPGWITFGDNGGGDRIAVDLTPGPRGHAGQIIMLSHEEIIGAHLVADSLTDLVMKRRSKRRSSRREDQPPAVARVNIRSLSSVEAAVHPGLEVLSIGVWEGEPLSLAPVTGLPRLRTLTAYPGTLADPLEIARLTGLEFLELGPEEWRLLLDASAVPRTLSAAAIGVRGNRHPLPVVALANELLALRDRPPISRTFLEGHLGPVA from the coding sequence TTGCCCTCGATACATGACTTCGCGACCTGGGAGCCCGTGCTGCGACTCCTGCGGGCCGGCGACCCGGAGAGCCTTGCCGCCCCGGGCTGCCATGTAGCAGGACGGATCGACCGGCACGGTTACAGCCTTCCCATGCCGCGTCGGCACCTGCCGCCCGGGCGAGGTGCCCAGGTCGAGGACGCGCAGGAGGAGTTCGACGCGGTCGAGCGGGTGCGGAGCTCGCTCGCGGATGCCGGCGCCGACGGCATCTCGTTCGTCGCGGAGTTCTCGCCGAGCGGGCAGACCACGCTCTGCCTGCTCGGTTCCAGCCCCGCCGTGCAGCCCGGCATCGGTCCGTATCCGGGCGCGCTTCTCCTGGTCGAGGATGCCGTCCCGGAGCCCCGGCGTCGGCTGCCCGAACCGGTGTCCGGGGCGGGGCCGGCCCCGTCGGCGGATCCGGCGCTGCTGGAGCGGAAGCTCCGCAAGCGGATCCCCGATGCCATCGGCGCCACCGAGGCGGAGATCGCCGCCGCGGAAGCGCGTCTCGGCGTCGCGTTGCCCGACGAGCTCAAGGTGCTCTACCGGGTGACGCGGGCGCGGTGGCAGGACTGGGGCGACGGCCACGAGACCGCCGAACGCGTCTTCAAGGCCGTGGGCTGCGAGCTCTTCCCACTGGACAGGCTGTACATCGCCGACGCGGCGTCCCGCCCGTCCCGGTGGGAGTCCGCGGCGATGGAAGCGGTCGTCACCCCGCCCGACGCCGCAGTGCAGGGCCTGGTCGGCTCGCCCGGCTGGATCACCTTCGGCGACAACGGCGGCGGCGACCGGATCGCGGTCGACCTGACACCGGGCCCGCGCGGACACGCGGGGCAGATCATCATGCTCAGCCACGAGGAGATCATCGGCGCTCACCTGGTCGCCGATTCCCTCACCGACCTGGTGATGAAGCGGCGCAGCAAAAGGCGCAGCAGCCGTCGCGAAGATCAGCCGCCGGCCGTGGCCCGGGTCAACATCCGAAGCCTGAGCAGTGTCGAGGCCGCCGTCCACCCCGGGTTGGAGGTCCTGTCCATCGGCGTGTGGGAAGGGGAGCCGCTCAGCCTCGCCCCCGTCACTGGGCTGCCCCGCCTGCGGACCCTCACCGCCTATCCCGGTACGCTCGCCGACCCACTGGAGATCGCCAGGCTGACCGGGCTGGAGTTCCTGGAGCTCGGGCCGGAGGAGTGGCGTCTCCTCCTCGACGCCAGTGCCGTCCCGCGCACCTTGTCGGCCGCCGCCATCGGTGTGCGCGGCAATCGCCACCCGCTCCCGGTCGTGGCCCTCGCCAACGAACTCCTCGCTCTCCGGGACCGCCCGCCGATCAGCCGGACCTTCCTCGAAGGCCACCTCGGCCCCGTGGCGTAG
- a CDS encoding transposase gives MESMGKKKPRPRRSFSPEFKAEIVELCRRGDRSVGQVAKDFDLTETAVRLWVSQAEVDAGERDGLTSSEREELAALRRENRRLREDVEVLKRATAFFAKETR, from the coding sequence ATGGAGAGCATGGGGAAGAAGAAGCCTCGGCCGCGCCGTTCGTTCAGTCCGGAGTTCAAGGCCGAGATCGTCGAGCTGTGCCGGCGCGGTGACCGCTCGGTCGGTCAGGTCGCCAAGGACTTCGACCTGACCGAGACGGCGGTGCGGCTGTGGGTCAGCCAGGCCGAGGTCGACGCGGGCGAGCGCGACGGGCTGACCAGTAGCGAACGTGAGGAACTGGCCGCGCTGCGGCGGGAGAACCGCCGGCTGCGGGAGGACGTGGAGGTCCTCAAGCGGGCCACGGCTTTCTTCGCGAAGGAGACCCGGTGA
- a CDS encoding NUDIX hydrolase → MLLYMSTGSPQHKSTPLHSVSVAGAVVREDGRLLAIRRADNGTWELPGGVLELAEAPEEGVAREVWEETGIHVEVDELTGVYKNTTRGIVALVFRCKPSGGTERTSAESTAVSWLTPEEITERMTEVYAIRLLDALDGAGPHVRSHDGRHLLGRSA, encoded by the coding sequence ATGCTCCTGTACATGAGTACGGGTTCCCCGCAGCACAAGTCAACGCCTCTCCACTCCGTGTCCGTGGCAGGAGCGGTCGTGCGCGAGGACGGCCGACTCCTCGCGATCCGCCGAGCCGACAACGGAACTTGGGAGCTGCCGGGTGGAGTCCTCGAACTCGCCGAGGCCCCGGAGGAAGGCGTAGCCCGCGAGGTCTGGGAAGAGACGGGCATCCATGTCGAGGTCGACGAGCTGACCGGGGTCTACAAGAACACGACCCGAGGTATCGTCGCCCTGGTCTTCCGCTGCAAGCCCTCCGGGGGTACGGAGCGAACCTCCGCAGAGTCGACCGCGGTCTCGTGGCTCACCCCGGAGGAGATCACCGAGCGCATGACGGAGGTCTACGCGATCCGTCTCCTCGACGCCTTGGACGGTGCAGGCCCTCACGTCCGCAGCCACGACGGCCGGCACCTCCTGGGCAGGTCGGCATGA
- a CDS encoding IS3 family transposase, whose amino-acid sequence MDIASRRVVGWSTADHLRTDLVADALTSACRRRRPTRPVIFHSDRGCQYTSQQFAALATEFGVRLSVGRTGQCWDNALAESFFATIKRELLGTSSWPSRAAARTAIFDFIEGWYNLHRLHSSLGYRSPAEYETALAA is encoded by the coding sequence ATCGACATCGCCTCCCGCCGCGTGGTCGGCTGGTCCACCGCCGACCACCTGCGGACCGACCTGGTCGCGGACGCTCTCACCTCCGCCTGCCGCCGGCGTCGTCCCACCCGACCGGTGATCTTTCACTCGGATCGTGGCTGTCAGTACACCAGCCAGCAATTCGCAGCTCTGGCAACGGAGTTCGGCGTTCGCCTGTCCGTCGGCCGCACCGGGCAGTGCTGGGACAACGCGCTCGCCGAGTCGTTCTTTGCCACGATCAAACGAGAGTTGCTCGGCACGAGCTCCTGGCCCAGCCGGGCCGCCGCCCGCACCGCGATCTTCGACTTCATCGAGGGCTGGTACAACTTGCACCGACTGCACAGCAGCCTCGGCTACCGCAGTCCCGCCGAATACGAGACCGCACTCGCAGCCTGA
- a CDS encoding GntR family transcriptional regulator produces MGTAVGGDRAVPRYVQIADEIVQQIRAGVLKPGDMVPSESELVERYGVASGTIRKAMVEVRASGLVETRHGKGSIVKDRPPVRLRSSDRFRASHRRGGKAAYLAESEQSGATAKVSVLYIGPMEAPKEIAERLGVEAGAQVLARRRLYFRNGTPVETASSYLPWDVVKDIPELFGENPGPGGIYARLEDDGHVFAEFVETLTARPASKAEASELALSPGAPVVHLIRNAVTEAGRVVEVCDTLMAADQFVFQYRIPASD; encoded by the coding sequence ATGGGAACCGCAGTTGGAGGTGACAGGGCCGTACCTCGGTACGTTCAGATCGCCGACGAGATCGTTCAGCAGATCCGGGCTGGTGTCCTGAAGCCCGGCGACATGGTGCCGAGTGAGTCCGAGCTGGTCGAGCGCTACGGCGTCGCCAGCGGAACGATTCGCAAGGCGATGGTGGAGGTCCGGGCCAGTGGCCTGGTGGAGACCCGCCACGGTAAGGGCTCGATCGTGAAGGACAGGCCGCCCGTGCGGCTGCGATCGTCGGACCGCTTCCGGGCGTCCCACCGTCGGGGCGGCAAGGCGGCCTATCTGGCCGAGTCCGAGCAGTCCGGCGCTACGGCCAAGGTGAGCGTCCTCTACATCGGCCCGATGGAGGCGCCCAAGGAGATCGCTGAACGGCTCGGCGTGGAAGCCGGCGCCCAGGTGCTCGCGCGGCGGCGGCTCTACTTCCGCAACGGGACGCCCGTGGAGACGGCCAGCTCGTATCTGCCGTGGGACGTGGTGAAGGACATCCCCGAGTTGTTCGGCGAGAACCCGGGCCCCGGTGGCATCTACGCCCGCCTTGAGGATGACGGTCATGTCTTCGCCGAGTTCGTCGAGACCCTCACGGCCCGGCCGGCCTCCAAGGCCGAGGCATCCGAGTTGGCGCTGAGCCCCGGCGCTCCCGTGGTTCACCTCATCCGGAACGCGGTGACCGAAGCGGGCCGCGTCGTCGAGGTCTGCGACACCCTCATGGCCGCTGACCAGTTCGTTTTCCAGTACCGGATCCCTGCCAGCGACTGA
- a CDS encoding GntR family transcriptional regulator: MLSLRQTIADDLRTQISTGRLKPGERLPSEVQLAARYTVSTPTLRNALAVLQAEGLIEKIHGKGNFVRRRLRRLMYTGGALTFLDPAVHETVRTSQLQAQGALSALLKVPQRTPLTEFLWISHEGESPHSLARIYIPRDLAPAEPPWCRHGKAELRTPLAEIQEKVSARLPTSEEASTLRISTALAVLAITRVSTDATGRVVEAALLVLPGDRADAIFTFQHATNEERTEV, translated from the coding sequence GTGCTCTCCCTACGCCAGACCATCGCCGACGACCTCCGGACCCAGATCTCCACCGGCCGCCTCAAGCCAGGCGAACGCCTCCCCTCGGAGGTACAACTCGCCGCGCGCTACACGGTCAGCACGCCGACCTTGCGGAACGCTCTCGCAGTGCTCCAGGCCGAGGGATTGATCGAGAAAATCCATGGCAAGGGCAACTTCGTCCGCCGCCGCCTTCGCCGGCTCATGTACACCGGAGGCGCTCTCACATTCCTCGACCCGGCCGTGCACGAAACGGTGCGCACCTCTCAGCTTCAGGCCCAAGGAGCGTTGAGCGCCTTGCTGAAGGTGCCCCAGCGCACGCCGCTGACGGAGTTCCTCTGGATCAGCCACGAGGGAGAGTCGCCCCACAGCCTGGCCCGCATCTACATCCCTCGCGACCTGGCGCCGGCCGAACCGCCTTGGTGCCGACACGGGAAGGCGGAACTCCGTACCCCACTAGCAGAGATCCAAGAGAAGGTCAGCGCCCGCCTCCCGACCTCAGAGGAAGCCTCGACTCTCCGCATCAGCACGGCCCTCGCCGTCCTGGCAATCACCCGCGTCTCGACAGACGCCACCGGCCGCGTGGTCGAGGCAGCCCTCCTGGTCCTCCCAGGTGACCGCGCCGACGCAATCTTCACCTTCCAACACGCCACTAACGAAGAGAGAACAGAGGTATGA
- a CDS encoding GntR family transcriptional regulator encodes MPEQPPYLRIADELRRRIAEHEWTPGDRLPSRAQIGQECGVGENVVRRAQELLISQGVLEGRAGSGTYVAEPRQRVRMVRSAAREQPDGSPFRADMKAVGRNGGWESRTDAKMPAPAEITARLGIGEGELCVRTVYEFLADGRPVQLSTSWEPYDLTGGTLVVLPEGGPHAGAGVVNRMAEIGVTVSHAVEQPEPRQATTEEASLLGIQKGALVTHIRRTYYSDEGRPVETADIVVPAALCEIVYEIPIKR; translated from the coding sequence ATGCCTGAGCAGCCTCCCTACCTCCGCATCGCCGACGAACTCCGGCGGCGGATCGCGGAGCACGAGTGGACGCCCGGAGACCGGCTGCCCTCGCGTGCCCAGATCGGCCAGGAGTGCGGCGTGGGCGAGAACGTCGTCCGGCGGGCTCAGGAGCTCCTGATCTCCCAGGGCGTGTTGGAGGGACGAGCCGGGTCAGGGACGTACGTGGCAGAACCCCGGCAACGGGTGCGGATGGTCCGGTCCGCCGCGCGCGAGCAGCCAGATGGTTCGCCGTTCCGCGCGGACATGAAGGCCGTGGGGCGGAATGGCGGCTGGGAGAGCCGGACCGACGCGAAGATGCCCGCACCAGCTGAGATCACTGCGCGGCTCGGGATCGGCGAGGGCGAGTTGTGCGTCCGTACCGTGTATGAGTTCCTCGCCGACGGCCGGCCCGTGCAGCTGTCGACGAGCTGGGAGCCGTACGACCTCACTGGCGGGACCCTCGTCGTACTTCCTGAGGGCGGGCCTCACGCCGGGGCCGGCGTCGTGAACCGGATGGCAGAGATCGGCGTCACGGTGAGCCATGCCGTCGAGCAGCCGGAGCCGCGGCAGGCGACCACCGAGGAGGCGTCACTCCTCGGGATCCAGAAAGGCGCGCTCGTCACGCACATCCGGCGGACGTACTACAGCGACGAGGGGCGCCCCGTAGAGACGGCGGACATCGTCGTACCCGCCGCCCTGTGCGAGATCGTCTACGAGATCCCCATCAAGCGATAG
- a CDS encoding FtsK/SpoIIIE domain-containing protein, with product MSWLTALLTLVVVIAGLLRWRRPAWYWLTFGVVLATLRVLVHYSSVMEACGLTVPPPRWRLAIARMANRPAPESRPPRILRLRPTRTGLVLRLGLRPGQDAFDVAAACDRLRHSFAMHGVTSRELRSGVVELRMTGYDVLARVQMPAKVDTAPMRVPVALREDGAVHYRDYRSTPHALTLGATKSGKSVYQRNLVAELAAQDVALVGIDCKQGVELFPLARRFSALADNPDSAADLLDALVSHMEGVYHLIRAEQRITADVPDAEIAADIWDLPDHLRPTPIVLLVDEVAELALFATKEEEKRRDRIITALARLAQLGRAAGIYLEICGQRFGSELGKGITMLRAQLTGRTAHRVNDESSANMAFGDIAPDAVLAAISIPTETPGLAVTSDSTGGWARIRTPHTSMRQAVNACNRHAHRTPELPGLAAFRPELPPPVSLVKIPAPTEATASV from the coding sequence ATGTCCTGGCTGACCGCCCTCCTGACGCTGGTCGTCGTCATCGCGGGTCTCCTGCGGTGGCGGCGCCCCGCCTGGTACTGGCTGACCTTCGGGGTCGTCCTGGCCACGCTGCGGGTCCTGGTCCACTACAGCTCGGTCATGGAAGCCTGCGGGCTGACCGTCCCTCCGCCGCGCTGGCGGCTCGCCATCGCCCGGATGGCCAACCGTCCCGCTCCCGAATCGCGTCCGCCGCGCATCCTGCGGCTTCGCCCGACCCGTACCGGTCTCGTCTTACGGCTGGGGCTCCGGCCCGGTCAGGACGCCTTCGACGTGGCGGCGGCGTGTGACCGGCTGCGGCATTCGTTCGCGATGCACGGCGTCACGTCCCGCGAACTCCGCTCGGGAGTCGTCGAGTTGCGGATGACCGGCTACGACGTACTCGCCCGGGTGCAGATGCCCGCCAAGGTCGACACCGCCCCGATGCGCGTCCCCGTCGCCCTGCGCGAGGACGGTGCCGTCCATTACCGCGACTACCGCAGCACCCCGCACGCCCTGACCCTCGGCGCCACGAAGTCCGGCAAGTCTGTCTACCAGCGCAACCTGGTCGCCGAACTCGCCGCACAGGATGTTGCCTTGGTCGGCATCGACTGCAAGCAAGGTGTGGAGCTGTTCCCGCTGGCCCGCCGTTTCTCCGCGCTCGCCGACAACCCCGACAGCGCCGCCGATCTCCTCGACGCACTCGTCTCCCACATGGAGGGCGTCTACCACCTGATCCGGGCCGAACAGCGCATCACCGCCGACGTCCCGGACGCGGAGATCGCCGCCGACATCTGGGACCTGCCCGACCACCTGCGTCCGACCCCGATCGTCCTCCTGGTCGATGAGGTGGCCGAACTGGCCCTGTTCGCCACCAAGGAGGAGGAGAAGCGCCGGGACCGGATCATCACCGCTCTCGCCCGGCTCGCCCAGCTCGGCCGCGCCGCCGGAATCTATCTGGAGATCTGCGGACAGCGCTTCGGCTCCGAACTCGGCAAGGGCATCACGATGCTCCGCGCCCAGCTCACCGGCCGCACAGCGCACCGCGTCAACGACGAATCCTCCGCCAACATGGCCTTCGGCGACATCGCCCCCGACGCCGTCCTGGCCGCCATCTCCATCCCGACCGAGACCCCCGGCCTCGCCGTCACCAGCGACTCGACCGGCGGCTGGGCCCGCATCCGCACCCCGCACACCTCGATGCGACAGGCCGTGAACGCCTGCAACCGGCACGCCCACCGCACCCCCGAGCTGCCCGGCCTCGCCGCCTTCCGGCCCGAACTGCCGCCCCCGGTCTCCCTCGTCAAGATCCCCGCCCCGACCGAGGCAACCGCCTCCGTCTGA
- a CDS encoding DUF4145 domain-containing protein has protein sequence MAAPAQSRFTDLDRSPDEAGEGHYLLCMPWDDKNAFRDCPWCGLTNTRLVTLVINQEAKDKFGTPRFWAMLACPACGNAVLMKHEGPQSSARGVSLIVPTSKLGEPDIKHLPEDVERYYSDALRVLRVGVPDAAAVQLRRTLEAAAAHYDIKEKVLMKSIEKLINDGHVTQSFAPLLHHIRVVGNVGAHASDERVDQAMAERALRFTTQLLRNLFEVPGELRELAAEANGS, from the coding sequence ATGGCAGCTCCCGCCCAAAGCCGCTTCACCGACCTTGACCGTTCGCCTGACGAGGCAGGAGAAGGCCACTACCTTCTGTGCATGCCTTGGGACGACAAGAATGCCTTCCGGGACTGCCCGTGGTGCGGGCTGACCAACACGCGCCTAGTCACTCTTGTGATCAATCAAGAGGCAAAGGATAAGTTCGGCACCCCACGGTTCTGGGCGATGCTGGCCTGCCCAGCCTGTGGCAACGCCGTTCTGATGAAGCATGAAGGCCCCCAGAGTTCAGCTCGGGGCGTGTCCTTGATCGTGCCTACTAGCAAGCTGGGCGAGCCAGACATCAAGCATCTGCCAGAAGATGTCGAGCGCTACTACTCGGATGCCTTGCGTGTGCTGCGTGTGGGAGTTCCGGATGCTGCAGCGGTGCAGCTGCGGCGCACGCTGGAAGCGGCAGCCGCGCACTACGACATCAAAGAGAAGGTGCTCATGAAGAGCATCGAGAAACTGATCAACGATGGGCACGTGACGCAGTCCTTCGCTCCCCTCCTGCACCACATCCGAGTAGTCGGCAATGTGGGAGCACATGCCAGCGATGAGCGTGTAGACCAAGCCATGGCTGAGCGGGCGCTACGATTCACCACTCAGCTCCTTCGCAACCTCTTTGAGGTTCCCGGCGAGCTACGAGAGCTGGCCGCTGAAGCGAACGGCAGCTGA
- a CDS encoding IS3 family transposase, with translation MTVHPFIEAEKRDGHNVKRACELLQVSRAAFYARRSGRSGPRAVRNAELTKKIAEVHETSRGTYGAPRIHAVLQRQGEDCGRRRIARLMRNAGLQGRHRRRRQLTTIPDPLATSRPDLVVRNFAPDPDGLDTRWCGDITYVPTEEGWLFWPLSSTSPPAAWSAGPPPTTCGPTWSRTLSPPPAAGVVPPDR, from the coding sequence GTGACGGTGCACCCGTTCATCGAGGCGGAGAAGCGAGACGGTCACAACGTCAAGCGGGCGTGTGAACTGCTGCAGGTCTCCCGAGCCGCCTTCTATGCCCGCCGCAGTGGCAGGTCCGGTCCGCGGGCGGTCCGCAATGCCGAGCTGACCAAGAAGATCGCCGAAGTACACGAGACCTCCCGAGGAACCTACGGTGCCCCGCGCATCCACGCCGTACTGCAACGACAGGGCGAGGACTGCGGACGGCGCCGCATCGCCAGGCTGATGCGCAACGCCGGACTGCAGGGCCGGCACCGCAGGCGACGGCAGCTGACGACCATCCCCGACCCGCTGGCCACCTCCCGACCCGACCTCGTCGTCCGCAACTTTGCTCCCGACCCGGACGGCCTCGACACGCGCTGGTGCGGCGACATCACGTACGTCCCCACCGAAGAGGGCTGGCTCTTCTGGCCACTGTCATCGACATCGCCTCCCGCCGCGTGGTCGGCTGGTCCACCGCCGACCACCTGCGGACCGACCTGGTCGCGGACGCTCTCACCTCCGCCTGCCGCCGGCGTCGTCCCACCCGACCGGTGA